From one Streptomyces sp. NBC_01478 genomic stretch:
- a CDS encoding DEAD/DEAH box helicase produces the protein MTQAADPVDRLDPVILHHVVNTLGWPDLRPLQRASIDPVMDGEDAVLLAPTAGGKTEAACLPVLSVMSAQGWTGTSVLYLCPLKALLNNLVTRVDGYAQWLGRSAALWHGDTKESQRQRIRTDRPDILLTTPESLEAMLIGVKTDHAHLLGGIRAVVVDEVHAFAGDDRGWHLLAVLERLQLVAGRPIQRIGLSATVGNPQELLTWLQGSGAGRRPGRVVAPGITSPLSSQGPVNGVTGPPPGDIELDYVGSLSNAAKVLSALHKGEKRLVFCDSRRQVEELGAALRARDVTVFLSHASLSADERARSEQAFAEARDCVIVATSTLELGIDVGDLDRVVQIDSPGTVASFLQRVGRTGRRSGSTRNCLFLTTHKDTLLQAAGLLLLWGRGWVEPVVPPPEPRHLVAQQLLAVTLQEHKLGDHLWPEQWNGLAPFDRSAAPILRHLTEEGFLDNDGGMLFIGPEAEHRFGRRHFIELTASFTAPPQFNVLSGRTEIGRMDPSVLTEERPGPRRLLLAGRSWQVTFIDWGRKRVFVEPVENGGVAKWSGGTLVGLSYALTRAMRDVLLGIDPEVSLTRRAEVCLQEWREKEAPQLVHPGGTLVARHGNDVRWWTWAGYRANATLGATLSSIADPVQRPTDCYLRLREDLSPNMWRIALDAAQDGPTLVLPDVDQRAVRGLKFSAALPQRLAVATLSARLADFEGASAVLSEPKRFSTEQGT, from the coding sequence ATGACACAGGCCGCGGACCCTGTCGATCGGCTCGACCCCGTCATCCTGCATCACGTGGTCAACACGCTGGGCTGGCCGGACCTGCGGCCCCTGCAACGGGCCTCGATCGATCCGGTGATGGACGGTGAGGACGCCGTACTGCTCGCGCCCACGGCCGGCGGCAAGACCGAGGCCGCCTGCCTGCCGGTCCTTTCGGTCATGTCCGCCCAGGGCTGGACCGGTACGTCGGTCCTCTACCTCTGCCCGCTCAAGGCGCTCCTCAACAACCTGGTGACCCGCGTCGACGGATACGCGCAGTGGCTCGGACGCAGCGCGGCCCTGTGGCACGGGGACACGAAGGAGTCCCAGCGCCAGCGCATCCGTACGGATAGACCCGACATCCTCCTGACGACGCCCGAGTCGCTGGAGGCGATGCTGATCGGGGTGAAAACCGACCACGCGCACCTGCTGGGCGGGATCCGAGCAGTCGTCGTCGACGAGGTCCACGCATTCGCCGGCGACGACCGAGGCTGGCATCTGCTGGCGGTGCTTGAGCGCCTGCAGCTAGTTGCAGGGCGCCCGATTCAGCGGATCGGGCTGTCCGCCACGGTCGGGAACCCACAGGAACTGCTCACCTGGCTGCAGGGGTCGGGCGCCGGCCGACGCCCGGGCCGGGTCGTCGCCCCGGGCATCACAAGCCCCTTGTCCAGCCAGGGCCCTGTGAACGGCGTGACCGGGCCGCCTCCAGGAGACATCGAACTCGACTACGTGGGCTCCCTCTCCAACGCGGCCAAGGTTCTCTCTGCCCTGCACAAGGGCGAGAAGCGCCTGGTGTTCTGCGACTCCCGACGGCAGGTCGAGGAACTGGGTGCCGCGCTCCGAGCGCGCGACGTCACTGTCTTCCTGTCGCACGCTTCGCTCTCTGCCGACGAACGTGCAAGGTCAGAACAGGCCTTCGCCGAAGCACGAGACTGCGTCATCGTCGCCACCTCCACCCTGGAACTGGGCATCGACGTCGGCGACCTGGACCGGGTCGTCCAGATCGATTCGCCCGGGACCGTCGCCTCCTTTCTCCAGCGCGTCGGCCGGACGGGGCGTCGCTCGGGAAGCACCCGCAACTGTCTGTTCCTGACCACACACAAAGACACCCTGCTGCAGGCTGCCGGGCTGTTGCTCCTGTGGGGTCGTGGCTGGGTCGAACCGGTCGTCCCGCCACCCGAGCCACGCCACCTCGTGGCCCAGCAGTTGCTCGCCGTCACACTCCAGGAGCACAAGCTGGGCGACCATCTGTGGCCCGAGCAGTGGAACGGCCTGGCGCCCTTTGACCGTTCGGCCGCTCCCATCCTGCGTCATCTGACGGAAGAGGGCTTCCTCGACAACGACGGGGGCATGCTGTTCATCGGCCCTGAGGCCGAACACCGTTTCGGGCGACGGCACTTCATCGAGCTGACCGCTTCCTTCACCGCACCACCGCAGTTCAACGTCCTGTCCGGACGCACTGAGATCGGACGCATGGATCCGTCGGTGCTCACTGAGGAACGCCCTGGCCCACGACGCCTGCTGTTGGCCGGCCGCAGTTGGCAGGTGACGTTCATCGACTGGGGACGGAAGCGGGTCTTCGTGGAGCCGGTCGAGAACGGCGGGGTTGCCAAGTGGTCGGGAGGCACCCTCGTTGGGCTTTCGTATGCGCTTACACGCGCGATGCGGGATGTCCTCCTGGGCATCGACCCGGAAGTCTCTCTGACACGACGAGCCGAGGTCTGCCTCCAAGAGTGGCGCGAGAAAGAGGCTCCCCAACTAGTCCATCCCGGTGGGACGTTGGTGGCCCGGCATGGAAACGATGTTCGCTGGTGGACATGGGCGGGTTACCGCGCCAATGCCACGTTGGGCGCAACACTGTCGTCGATCGCCGATCCGGTTCAACGTCCGACCGACTGCTACCTGCGGCTGCGCGAGGATCTGAGCCCGAACATGTGGCGCATCGCGCTCGACGCCGCACAGGACGGACCGACACTTGTCCTCCCGGACGTTGACCAACGAGCAGTGCGCGGGCTCAAGTTCTCGGCGGCGCTCCCACAGCGACTGGCCGTGGCCACGCTGTCAGCGAGACTCGCCGACTTCGAGGGTGCGAGTGCGGTGCTGTCGGAGCCAAAGCGCTTCTCCACAGAACAGGGAACCTGA